CCATTGGATTAGTTAGTTTTGCAACTTTCATTTTGATGGATAATAGAGCGGCATGGCAAAAATTTGTACGATAGGTCATATCACAAAAGACAGAGTAATCACGAGAGAATCAGAAAGGTACATGCCTGGTGGAACAGCATTTTATTTTAGCAAAGCGCTGAACCAATTGGACAATGACTTTGAGCTAATCACTGCCGTAGGTAGTGAAGAAAAAAATGTATTAAAACAGCTGGCTGATGAAGGAATTTCGATCGTTGCGCTAGAAAGCGACCATACTGTCTTTTTTGAAAATATCTATGGTGAAAATCAGGATAATAGAGAGCAAAATGTATTAGCGAAAGCATCACCATTTACTACAATGAACCTACCAAAAGTAGACGCAGATTATTTCCATTTGGGACCATTATTGAATGATGACATTTCATTAGACTCTATTAAACACCTGGCGACAAAAGGCAAAGTATCTTTGGACATTCAGGGTTTTTTGAGATACACCAAAAACCAGGAAGTGCTACACGCTGACTGGAAGGATAAAAAAGAAGGGCTCGCTTATATTCACACACTAAAAGCCAATGAATCAGAAACACGAATCATTTCCGGCAAGGAAGATTTTGAAGAAGCCGCTTATGTGCTAGCTGATTTAGGCGTGAAAGAAGTAATTATCACATTGGGTAGTCATGGTTCGATGATTTATGCGGATGGGGAATTTCACAAAATCCCGGCTTATGCCCCCAAGGCTATTGTAGATGCCACTGGATGTGGAGATACATATATGGCTGGTTACCTCCACAAAAGACAAAGTGGTGCTTCTATCTCGGAAGCGGGTAATTTTGGAGCAGCCATGGCGACCATCAATATTCAGTCTTTTGGCCCATTTAGTGCCAATGTAAGTGAGGTAGAAAGCCTGATCTCTCTGGCGGAAATCCTCGACTAACTCCTCACCTCACTAACTGCAGGTTTTATTTTAAAATTTCCAATATCGGCTGACCAGTAGCGGCGTCTGGAAGTTTGATATCCAATAAAAAAGCTAAAGTAGGGGCTATCTCCGTGATCGCATGATATTGATAAGAATATCCTTGTGGGATGTTCCAACCATACCACAACAATGGCACATGCGTATCGTAAGTAAACCCGCTACCATGAGTGGTCCCAGCCTCTTTATGTTCAATGTATGTAGGTTGATACAGCACCGTAATATCGCCTGAGCGATGCCAATGATATCCTCGCTGTACCATGGCTTTTTGATCTTCAGCAAAACTAAGTCTTCTCAAATCTTCAGCTAGCAAAATATCACTTACTTCAGCAAGATCAGCCAAAAAATCATATGATGTAGTCACCACTTCTGTTTTATTAAGCTTGTTGGATTGAATGAGCTCATCATTCAAATAAAGTTGACCGTCAGAGAAATGCTCAACTAATCCCTCGAATCCAAACTGATTTTTAAGCAATTGATTCAAATCCTTTGATATTTGAGGCTCGTTGTAAAAACCAGATATCATTCCTTTTGATTTCAAGAAGTCTGGATTTTCTGCAACGGCATGGTCAGCCGTTAGGAAGACCAAATAATTGCCCTTGCCAACCTGTACATCGAGTTTGGAAAATATCTCCGCCAAATCTCTATCCAACTTCAGATAAGTATCCTGAATTTCAACCGATTGCGGTCCAAATGCATGTCCTACCTTGTCAGTACTTGAAAAACTAATCGCCAAAAAATCTGTTTCATCGTGAGTACCTATTTCCTCATTAATAATAGCCTCTAATGCCAATTCTTTCAGAATCGTATTACCAAATGGGGTTTCCAAGAGTAAATCATATTTCTCTTCCTCTGGCCATTGAGAAAGGTGGTACGGCAAAACTGATTTGGTTGACCCTTGGAAAATCTCTTCGAAAGGAGCGTCATCAGGTCCGCTGGCTTTATACTCTTCAACTGGCAGCAAAGTCTCCCACTTTCCAGACAGATATTGATCAGCCAACTTTCTCTGGTTAAATTTTTTCACCCAAGAGGGTAGTTTGTCGGCGTAGTAAGTACTGGTCACGAAGTTGCCATTATCGCCATCATACCAATAAGCCCCATCAGGCATATGCCCACCTGGTAAAATAGCTCCTCTGTTTTTGATCGATATGGAAACTACTTTAGACCTACTTTGTGTAGACAATTTCAATTGATCGGTAATAGTAGGAGCTAGTAGGTGGCGCGGCGAAAACTCACCTTTATCCGATTTGGATCCCACTGTTTGTACCTCAAAATCATCTACACAATTGATCTCAGCGTTTGTTTTCGGATTATACCATTCATTTAATATGATCCCGTGGTCTTTAGGAGTTGTACCCGTATATATTGAAGCATGACCTGGTCCAGTCTTGGTAGGTATATAATTGTAATGCGCATTTTTCAGCATAAAACCTTCGCTCATCAATCTCTTGAATCCGCCTTCGCTAAAGTGTTCGTTGTAGCGATACAAATACTCTTGTCTCATCTGATCCACCACTATCCCAACTACTAGCTTGGGCTTATTTTGAGATTGAGCAAATACATTAACCCCAATCGCAAAAATGATGATCATCATGATCATCATTTTGCACTTCATTTTCACACTAAACATCAAGAATTGATTATATCTATTTTGAACCTAAATCTTTCCCGGCAATATCTCTCCAATCATAAATATGAAAGGTTTTGTCTGTAGACATGGCTACAAAAATTCCGCTCGGAAATTCTTCACCAAGGTTAGCTGATGTCACGTCCGATCCATCACTTTCAAGTGTCATTACTTCTACTGCTTTAATTCGTCGATGGTCGTGCACATTGCCTGCTGTACCTTCTCGAGGATAGATATTGAACGTACCCACCTGCTGATCAGAGACTAAAATGTAGCCGGTTTTGTCATCGTATTTGTAAATACTAATCCCTTCTATATCTCTCCCAAAATCCTCCTGACCAAAGAGTGCCAGTTCATCGTTTCCTTTGGCCGGGTCGGCATAATACTTTCTTATTCCAAAGTCCTCATCGGAATAATAAACATATCCCAACTCGTTGTCTACTGCTATAGCTTCTATCTCCTTAACCCCGCTGTATTGTCCGAATGCTCTTACTTTGGTCAGTTTCACATTTCCATCGCCAGCGTCTTCAACTTTGTACTGCCACAGATATCCATCCGATGGACCATCCTTTCTGCCCACTATGGCATACAGTGTAGCATCGGGAGCCGTATAAAAGGCAACACCCATAGGTCCCTTCTCTTCTTCACCTTCAAACACCAGGATGCCGCCATTATCAACCGGTTGCAAATCAGGAAAGCTGAATATCCTCACCTGATCATTCTCTCTCTCTGTAGTAATTACTAAATCAGTAGATTTGTCTCCTATTTTAAAACTGTAGGCCAGGTCAACATTATTGGGTCTGCCTAAACCCAGAGCCTTATTTACTATCTTACCGTGAAGATCGTATACATACAATCCACCTCCTACTTCCTTATCAGTTCCTATAATCAAGCTTTGAGAAGGATCTTTAGCATTAATCCAAATAGCCGGATCGTCAGTATCATAGACTACTGGTTCAGTAACATATTTTGGCTGAATGGCATTTTTGGTATGTTCTGGAAGTCCATCTGGTGCAATGATCAAATCATCGCCAGCGATGTCCTCCCAAGCGTAGAGTTGAAATGTCTTATTGTCTGACATGGCTACAAAAAGTCCACGAGGAAACAAATCACCTAGTGAAGCATTCGTCACTTCAGATCCATCACTTTCATTGGTAGACACGTCTATCACCTTGACCAGTTGATGGTCGTGTGGGTTGGTTTTAGTACCTGCTCTATTGAATAGTTGAAATTTGTTGGCCTGCTGGTCGGATACTATGATATAGCCTGTACCAATATCAGTTTTATATATACTAATCCCTTCATGATCACTTGCAAACCCTTCGGTAGCGAATAATGCCAGTTGCTCGTTGCCCATATCAGGATCTGCATGATATTTTCTCACACCAATGGCCTCATCTGAATAATATACGTAGCCATGCTCATCATCCACAGCTATGGCTTCAATTTCAAATTTACCACTGTACTGACCAAAAGTTCTGACTTTTTCGGCACCTATAGTTCCGTCTTCATTTCCCGTCAACTTATATTGCCAAAGGTAATTATCTGCAGGGCCAGACTTTCTACTCACTATGGCAAAAATGGCATCATCAGACTCTCGTTTATAGAGCGAAATACCCATAGGCGCGCGGTCGGCTTCACCTACAAAAACTTCTATTCCTTCATTGTCAATTGCCTTCATATCAGGGACAGAAAATATTCTGATTTTATTGGTCAGGCGCTCAGTCAATACGGCAATGTGTATCTCAGTACCATCCTCAAATTCAAACTCTTCAATATCAACATTGTTTGGACGCTTAAGGCCTCTTACGACCTTATCTTCGATAATATTTCCTTTAATATCGAATACATATAGTGCTCCATCTTCATTTTTATCTGTGCCTAATATCAAACTAGCTTCCGGCTGATCTTCATTCACCCAAATGGCTGGATCATCGGTGTCATATTTTACTGGTTGGGTTACTATTTTAGGAGTAAGTACATTGGCCTTAGGTTTATTCTCACTTGCAGTACATGACAGGCTTAGAATTGCCACAATAATGCCCAGGTAAGATGTTGTCAAAAGTCTTTTCATGTCGGTATTCATTTTAAATTTTTTTTCTTAAAATGCGCCCTGTGGTATCAAAAAGAATATCATATGTTTTACTTTCCTTACTTAAATCCACTTCATAGAGCACTTGTCCGTCAGATGTATTGACAATTTCGATATCGACAATTTCATATTCTGAAAATTTGACCTGAAGAACCTGAAGAACAGCTTCACTTAGCTCGCTTACAGCAATCTCCGTTTCGGTTTCCATCCAATTGCCATCGAAATCGAAATAAGAGGTGACTTTGTCTTTGTCTTTCAATTTGTAATAGACTTTGTAGATGTCTCCATCATTGACCCAGCGAATACTGTAGGCCGATGGTTCAATTTCCAAAAACTTTCTTTTCACCGAATCTGGTACGCTGTCAGCTGTGCAGGAGACCAGGCAGATGAGTAGCCATTTCCAAATTGATTTTACTCTTAATTCAATCATCTGATAAGACAATATTAGGTGCTAAATCTGTAGTTAATCTGTATTGAAATTTAATTTGAATTGATGCATATCTTGTTCATACGAGTATCTAATGGGTACACTATATGACTCACATATTTTCTTAACAATAGCTAAACCCAATCCCAGTGAATCTGAATTTTCTTTTTGAAATCTTTCAAACATTTGAAAGTTTTGAGTTTTGATTTTTTCACCGGAATTTAAAAACCTTACACTTCCATCAGAAGCAATCACTTCTATCTTTCCTCCTTCAGGTGTATGTTTAATAGCATTTCTCAACAAGTTGCTGATGAGTATTTGAGCTAGGTTAGAATTCATCTGTACTATGTTTGCCCCGCTTAAATCTACACGTATGGATATTTTTTTCAAACTCATCATTTCTTGATAATCTTTTAGATTGTTATCAATGATTGAGTGAATATCTAAATCTTCTTCGGCTACATATTGATGATTTTCAATTTTA
The sequence above is drawn from the Reichenbachiella sp. genome and encodes:
- a CDS encoding PfkB family carbohydrate kinase, translating into MAKICTIGHITKDRVITRESERYMPGGTAFYFSKALNQLDNDFELITAVGSEEKNVLKQLADEGISIVALESDHTVFFENIYGENQDNREQNVLAKASPFTTMNLPKVDADYFHLGPLLNDDISLDSIKHLATKGKVSLDIQGFLRYTKNQEVLHADWKDKKEGLAYIHTLKANESETRIISGKEDFEEAAYVLADLGVKEVIITLGSHGSMIYADGEFHKIPAYAPKAIVDATGCGDTYMAGYLHKRQSGASISEAGNFGAAMATINIQSFGPFSANVSEVESLISLAEILD
- the pafA gene encoding alkaline phosphatase PafA, whose amino-acid sequence is MMIIIFAIGVNVFAQSQNKPKLVVGIVVDQMRQEYLYRYNEHFSEGGFKRLMSEGFMLKNAHYNYIPTKTGPGHASIYTGTTPKDHGIILNEWYNPKTNAEINCVDDFEVQTVGSKSDKGEFSPRHLLAPTITDQLKLSTQSRSKVVSISIKNRGAILPGGHMPDGAYWYDGDNGNFVTSTYYADKLPSWVKKFNQRKLADQYLSGKWETLLPVEEYKASGPDDAPFEEIFQGSTKSVLPYHLSQWPEEEKYDLLLETPFGNTILKELALEAIINEEIGTHDETDFLAISFSSTDKVGHAFGPQSVEIQDTYLKLDRDLAEIFSKLDVQVGKGNYLVFLTADHAVAENPDFLKSKGMISGFYNEPQISKDLNQLLKNQFGFEGLVEHFSDGQLYLNDELIQSNKLNKTEVVTTSYDFLADLAEVSDILLAEDLRRLSFAEDQKAMVQRGYHWHRSGDITVLYQPTYIEHKEAGTTHGSGFTYDTHVPLLWYGWNIPQGYSYQYHAITEIAPTLAFLLDIKLPDAATGQPILEILK
- a CDS encoding phytase: MKRLLTTSYLGIIVAILSLSCTASENKPKANVLTPKIVTQPVKYDTDDPAIWVNEDQPEASLILGTDKNEDGALYVFDIKGNIIEDKVVRGLKRPNNVDIEEFEFEDGTEIHIAVLTERLTNKIRIFSVPDMKAIDNEGIEVFVGEADRAPMGISLYKRESDDAIFAIVSRKSGPADNYLWQYKLTGNEDGTIGAEKVRTFGQYSGKFEIEAIAVDDEHGYVYYSDEAIGVRKYHADPDMGNEQLALFATEGFASDHEGISIYKTDIGTGYIIVSDQQANKFQLFNRAGTKTNPHDHQLVKVIDVSTNESDGSEVTNASLGDLFPRGLFVAMSDNKTFQLYAWEDIAGDDLIIAPDGLPEHTKNAIQPKYVTEPVVYDTDDPAIWINAKDPSQSLIIGTDKEVGGGLYVYDLHGKIVNKALGLGRPNNVDLAYSFKIGDKSTDLVITTERENDQVRIFSFPDLQPVDNGGILVFEGEEEKGPMGVAFYTAPDATLYAIVGRKDGPSDGYLWQYKVEDAGDGNVKLTKVRAFGQYSGVKEIEAIAVDNELGYVYYSDEDFGIRKYYADPAKGNDELALFGQEDFGRDIEGISIYKYDDKTGYILVSDQQVGTFNIYPREGTAGNVHDHRRIKAVEVMTLESDGSDVTSANLGEEFPSGIFVAMSTDKTFHIYDWRDIAGKDLGSK
- a CDS encoding PepSY-like domain-containing protein translates to MIELRVKSIWKWLLICLVSCTADSVPDSVKRKFLEIEPSAYSIRWVNDGDIYKVYYKLKDKDKVTSYFDFDGNWMETETEIAVSELSEAVLQVLQVKFSEYEIVDIEIVNTSDGQVLYEVDLSKESKTYDILFDTTGRILRKKI